The window TTGAAAAAGGAAGTAGTAGTACCGGAAATTGTTCTAATAAAGCAATTTGGAATTCGGGGTGGATATTGAACTTCTGGAAGTTTCATCTGTAATCTTCTAGAATTAGCGTTAACTAACTATTACAAGTTCTTTTGGAAGATCAGTTCTAAAAGTTGTGTGTGAGAAAGAGACGCAAAGTTATTCTGTGCtctgcgtgtgtgtgtgtgagagagaggtGTTTGTGTGTccgtgtgtgagagagagagacgtgtttgtgtgtgtgttttgaatGCAAGCAATAATTATAAAAGTTTGACGGTGGAATTTGTTGCTAAACTTGATTAATCTCTCTTTCTGCTTACATATTCGGCACTCACGGAATCGGTTCATTTTGGATCAGCTGAATTTGCGACTATGGAGGTCAACAGGAAGCCAAATTCACGAGATGTAAGTGGTCAGCTCTGTAATTGGAGTCTGAGTTGCTTAATTGAAGCAATTTAATTTGCAGATTTTCATCTGAATGCTATAATGGGATCTCGCTGAAGCATATTTGCTCTGTCCCTACTGATTTTTCCATAGTTTTATATCTCTAATTTCGTCGGTGCTCTGTATTTTTTACCTGCTACCTCAACAGGTAGATAATTCCGTCCGGTCAAGGCTCGGACAGATGAGAAGAATCACCTAGTGTTTTGACTCCATTGGGGTTTAAActtgagacctcatggttctcaagCCACTTCATTGAATGAGTGCAATTTTCATAAAGTTTTAATTAGTAAGATAGATGTTAGAAtcacttttattttttccttGATAGGACCCTATGAGTGACGCTTGGAGTTTTGGCAGCAATTATCACCCATCGAGTCAATCTAGAAAAATATCAGTTGGAATTGTGATAGATTCAGTTGCAAAATGCAGAACACAAAAAGCAAAGCAAGCTGAAAATCACGCGCACGTGGCTGCACTTAAAACTTCTAACAAAGGGACATCTGCTGAAAATGGTGGGACAACAGTGGCTCGAAACAAGCGGAATTTTACGAATGacagaaagaagaaggaaatagGGAGCACTTCTGCTACCAGAGAGCCCACGGAGCAGCAGATATCTCCTTGGATATCAACTAAAACCCTCCACCATGAATCAACTTTAGAGCCTGTTACTCCAGCAGAGAAACCTTCAATTGTTCAGGGCGTAGTTGAGATGTCCAACAGATCAAACAGAGTGGAGGTAGGACCAGTAGAGTGTTCTTTAAGGGCTTTCTTAATCCAGACAAGGACTTTACAGTTTGACAAATCAAAGCAGGTGAAGGAGAATGCTGCAGTGGAAGAAATGCCTGAGAAAGAAGTCAAAGGAAAAAATGCCAAACCAGAAAATGCAGGCAGTGAAACTTTACGGTTGAAGCTTTGGGAGATCTTAGGAAATGTTTCTTCCCAAAACAAGCAGTGTCCAAATTCTCCAGTTCTCGAGCAGGATGCAAACGCCTCTCACCCAAAGCACAAAGACACAGGATATCATGTTGATGAGCCTAGGCAAAATTCAGATACTATAGAAAGTGATACTCAAAGTCATGAGTACGCTATTAGGAGACCGGTTACTCGTTCTTTAGCTCGAAAAAGAGCTCCTGCTAAGTTGAAATCATACAGTAGAAAAAGGCCACCGGCATGTAAGGAGGATGGCTTAGAGAAAAATCCCTTCCTTTCAAAAGATCGGTGGTCTAGAACATTATGTGATGCTGGCACTGATAGCTCGTTGATGGAAAATGGAAGGAGAGGCAAGAGGAAGAGTCACCAGATGGATGCATCCAAGATTTGCAAGCAGAACAACGTAATGAAAGGTGAAGACGCAAGCAATAGTCATAAAAGAGTACTACTTGCTGAGAAATTTGTATTTCCTGGTGTTGCAGCTGGTAATGGTACTACTTTGTTTGAGGAGAAAAAAGACGAGATGGACCAGCCAAATGCTGATAACCTAGAATCCCCTGTTGTAGAGATGACTGAGCAGCTTAGAAATCTGCAAGAACTTGTAGATCAGCATGGAGACTCAGCAGATAAATCCAAGAGGAAAGCATTGGATTCGGACTCTGACGAACAAATCCCAACTTTGGCAATGAAAACACCTAGCAGAAAATCGTTTCCTGGATTTGCACCAAGAAGCGATCAGGGGCAACCGCATGGTAATGTTCATGAACATATAACATCTAAAACTGAGGGAATCTCTAATGTCAAGAGCTCTGATTCTGGCGGAAGATCTTTTCCTGGATTTGCGCCAAGAAGCAATCTGGGGCAACCACATGGTGATGTTCATGAACATATAACATCTAAAACTGAGGGAATTTCTAATGTCAAGAGCTCTGATTCTGGCAGAAAATCTTTTCCTGGATTTGCACTAAGAAGCAATCTGGGGCAACCACCTGGTGATGTTCATGAACATATAACATCTAAAACTGAGGGAATTTCTAATGTCAAGAGATTTGGTCCTGGCAGAAAATCTTTTCCTGAATTTGCACCAAGAAGTAATCTGGGGCAACCACATGGTGATGTTCATGAACATATTACATCTAAAACTGAGGGCATTTGTAAGGTCAAGAGCTTTGATGGACTTAAACGAGAATACAAGTCCAATGCATTGGATGAGTCATCTGTATCCTTCTTCTGTTGACTCAACAGTTGTAATCTAGTGATGATTGTCATAGTATTATAGTAATGAGTTCTTGCTTTTCCTTATCGAATGTACAGGATGATGCAGGGAAATTGGGAAGTTCTCCTTTTTCTGAATCAAGGCCTATCAAGGAAGAAGATACACAGCTTAGGTTTTCTAGACCGTCATCCATGGAAAGTGATGCTGAGGGCTCTGAAGACAGTTCAAACATTCAAGGTTAAATTGATGCTTTAGGATTCATGTCCATATATTTATTCATTGTGGTCTTTTTCAGTTCCTGTAGTTTCTTTCAAAAGTAATCGTAGATCTCCAGATGTTCCGTACTGGACATAAATTACATTTGCTGCTGATCTATGACTTTTACATCTGATTTCCCCATTTGTGGTGGTTGTTTTCCCAATGTTGAAATAGATTTTGCGTGTATATAGAAATGTGTCACATTTGATGGCCAAGGTGCATGGAGGCAGGAGCTTCAAGTAAAAATTTTGCCTGGCTGTGGAGGAGTGATGTCATTACTTTCTGTGTATTATTAATGGGACCAAATTCCCTTCTAAACTTTGTAATTGGTGTAACTTACTGCTGTTGATGAGATAGAGTTTCAAATTCTTATGTGTTCATTCAATTTATATCTTATTATGAGTGAGTGTGTAGTTTGAGAGGTAAGATAAAGTCAAAAGTTTGCTTGAGTATTAATACCCATTCGGCATTTATCGTGATCTGCTCTTGTTTAGAAATGATTATTTGTTGCTGAAATTGAAGAGATGCATATAGATGTCTCTTATGCATCAACTGCTTAAGGAAAAAGTAGAAAATGCACAGTAAAATTGAACTTGGTATCTTGAGGTACTTCTAAGATCCAGAGAGTGTTACTTTTTCCACTGGAAATTTTGGAGATTCTTCACCAAAAGCAGACAGAATTTAGTACTTGGTGCCTGTTAACATGAAAAAGTGATATGGCAAAGTATTGATCTTCATTCAAAATGAATATTATTTGATTGATTTTCTGCTTGACTGATGGAGCACTGTGTGGGAACTTCGAACTGACCTTTTATTAGTAAATAGGTTGTTGAGCTAGCCGTCTTAACATAGAATGAATTTTCTTAGAAGTATGCGACCTCTTGATCAAGCGCCTGCTTTGACTGAAGCAAAATCATTTGTTCTCATTACTTTATGATATCTATGTAGGTGGTATACAGACACAACTGTCTCCTGAAATCGGTAATACCAAGGAACAAGAGGCTCCTCGACCAAACAAAAGACTCTTCAACAAAGATGATGCTAATCTTTCTGGAGTTAATCTTGCTGCAGCCTCTTCTAAAGGTTTATGTCCATTGGTTCAAAGTTCTCCACTTGTCTGATGGATCTTCGTTTTATTCCTTTAAAATTGCTTTCTTTTCCAGTTGATCATTCCCTAAAGACtgtctcttcgtctctctttctctctttcctcCACATGAATTCAACAGGAATTGATTGTAGGAAGCTTGAGAGGTATTTAGCACAGAATGAAGAGGATGCGCTAACTAGGTATTTCTTGCATTTTcagattaaataaaattaaaagctTTCTTCAGCACTGAATTCTATTTCCCGAGTAAATGAATTAAAAGATCCTtcagaagtttttctttttcaacattTCATTGAGCGTCAATATCATTTTGCAGTGCCATGACCTTATTTGCTATCTCGTTGGAGAAAGTTAGAAGCAAAATGAAGTCTGTTACTAACCAACGATCTGCTGAGATTCTGGAGTCTGTTGCGGAGAATATACATACGCAGTTGCAGAATGCCGAGTTTCAGATTAAAGCAGACATGTAAGTAGAGCATAAAATGGCAGTTACAATTTGGAAGAGTCTGTCTCTTTAACTATGATTCTGCTCTATTCCAGGGGAAAGATAACCAGTCTGAATAAATCAAAGAGAAAGCATGTAGAAGAAGTGCTTCAAGGTAAcacattaagaaaatattaacaATTTGCTTGAGTCTACTGTGTTCTGTTGTTCTAATTGAACATGGTGTAGCATTTTGCTCAAAATTGAGTGCCTGAGGCAGCTTAATTCTGCTACTTTCTATTTGTTTATGTCATGGAAACGTTTTCCTATCAGTAACATGTTCTAACTTGTTCTTCCAGATGCCCTTGGGCTGAGGACTATTCTGCATGTTTGAGTTGTGTCACAAGTTTATTTTGTATTTACGTTGTTAACTACCACTTTGAAAGGATCCATCAGATTTGCGTGCCATAAATCCTAGCATGACTAGTCTCATATTTTAGTAGTACTATTCTTCTACAGAATTTTGTTTTCTTAACATGATGAGCTTGTGGAATTAATACTATCTTCCATAAATGCAAATTCACACGGAAATTTGGCTCTTCTACGTTTCTTTCCCGGATTTTCTGTGATTCCTCTTCTCCAAAGCTATGTGGTTCTTTTGCTTGTCTGAAAAATAAGTTACTCTGAAATTACTTACAGAGAAACAGCAGCATCTGAATGCCATATACGAAAGATTCAAAGAAGAGGTCAATCAGCATCTCCAGGATTGCAAGAGCACACTTGAATCTCTAGAAGCACACGAAGTTGAAGTGAAAGCAACTGTGGAAAAGAGAAGTATGATAAGAtcttctatggattttgttaaTGTATAATTATTTAGTCGGAGCCAGCAATTGTCTATATCTTGAATATTATTTCATCTACTGCATACTAGATCTTCCAGATGACAGAAGACTAGTAGTTGATGACATAACATGTTCTTTCTTTGCTAGTTAAACAAATATGTTAGATTCCCCATGACTTGTTGCTGCAATATGCTTTTGCTGCTCATACATTTTGTGGCAGCAAACATTGATGCGGTGCTACAGTTATATAATGGACCTGTGCCTTCTAATCATGAGTACAAGCTAACTTCCGATGTTTCTGTGGATTTTCATATTGTAGAAGCATCAAGTAGGAAACTACTTTTGGAAGCGGAAGAGGCAATTGAGACTCAGCTTGATTATGCTGAAAGAAGGATTAATTCGATCCACCATGTAAGTATCCTGCACACACAATTTGGAGAGCAGCTTTGCATTTAGCTTTGCTCCCCCCTCCCTCCttaaaccaaaaaagaaaaataaagccaAGTCCTCCCCACCTGCTTTGCCGACTAGGATGTGGTATGAATGGTACTCATCACTCATCAGGTTTTCATTATACACCTTATACACCTGGATTGTGGCTTCGATTATCTATAATGTGTACTATTTCAATTGGCTGTTTTCATGTCAATCTGCTACGAGGTTAATTTCACATATTGTCATTAAACTTTACCTATGAATGGTGCTCATCACTCATCAGGTTTCCATTATACATCTTATACACTTGTATAGTGGCTTCAATTACCTATCATGTGTACTGTTTCAATTTGCCCTTTTCTTGTCAATTTGCTACGAGGTTAATTTTACGTATTTTTGTTAAACTTTACCTATTATAACAGTAAAGTTACGAAACTATGTTTTTCACATTAAAATAAATGAACTTTACCCACTAGAAcagtaaaataaaaagagtcaCTCTGTCACATTAGAATAACTAGAGACTTCATTGACCTTTTCAATTCCGGAGGAGATAAATGAGTATTACTTATGCTCTAACTGCAAGTTTTCCATTCACGTAGGTGGCAAGAGAGAAGATGTGTCAGCTGAAACTTGTGGTTGCTGAATGTTTAAAAGAGGGTGTCCTTGGTTGATATAGGGTATTGTTCAACAATCTCGAGGTTTCAGAAGACCACCGTTC is drawn from Nicotiana tabacum cultivar K326 chromosome 22, ASM71507v2, whole genome shotgun sequence and contains these coding sequences:
- the LOC107776280 gene encoding meiosis-specific protein ASY3-like isoform X1, with the translated sequence MEVNRKPNSRDDPMSDAWSFGSNYHPSSQSRKISVGIVIDSVAKCRTQKAKQAENHAHVAALKTSNKGTSAENGGTTVARNKRNFTNDRKKKEIGSTSATREPTEQQISPWISTKTLHHESTLEPVTPAEKPSIVQGVVEMSNRSNRVEVGPVECSLRAFLIQTRTLQFDKSKQVKENAAVEEMPEKEVKGKNAKPENAGSETLRLKLWEILGNVSSQNKQCPNSPVLEQDANASHPKHKDTGYHVDEPRQNSDTIESDTQSHEYAIRRPVTRSLARKRAPAKLKSYSRKRPPACKEDGLEKNPFLSKDRWSRTLCDAGTDSSLMENGRRGKRKSHQMDASKICKQNNVMKGEDASNSHKRVLLAEKFVFPGVAAGNGTTLFEEKKDEMDQPNADNLESPVVEMTEQLRNLQELVDQHGDSADKSKRKALDSDSDEQIPTLAMKTPSRKSFPGFAPRSDQGQPHGNVHEHITSKTEGISNVKSSDSGGRSFPGFAPRSNLGQPHGDVHEHITSKTEGISNVKSSDSGRKSFPGFALRSNLGQPPGDVHEHITSKTEGISNVKRFGPGRKSFPEFAPRSNLGQPHGDVHEHITSKTEGICKVKSFDGLKREYKSNALDESSDDAGKLGSSPFSESRPIKEEDTQLRFSRPSSMESDAEGSEDSSNIQGGIQTQLSPEIGNTKEQEAPRPNKRLFNKDDANLSGVNLAAASSKGIDCRKLERYLAQNEEDALTSAMTLFAISLEKVRSKMKSVTNQRSAEILESVAENIHTQLQNAEFQIKADMGKITSLNKSKRKHVEEVLQEKQQHLNAIYERFKEEVNQHLQDCKSTLESLEAHEVEVKATVEKRKASSRKLLLEAEEAIETQLDYAERRINSIHHVAREKMCQLKLVVAECLKEGVLG
- the LOC107776280 gene encoding meiosis-specific protein ASY3-like isoform X2, which translates into the protein MEVNRKPNSRDDPMSDAWSFGSNYHPSSQSRKISVGIVIDSVAKCRTQKAKQAENHAHVAALKTSNKGTSAENGGTTVARNKRNFTNDRKKKEIGSTSATREPTEQQISPWISTKTLHHESTLEPVTPAEKPSIVQGVVEMSNRSNRVEVKENAAVEEMPEKEVKGKNAKPENAGSETLRLKLWEILGNVSSQNKQCPNSPVLEQDANASHPKHKDTGYHVDEPRQNSDTIESDTQSHEYAIRRPVTRSLARKRAPAKLKSYSRKRPPACKEDGLEKNPFLSKDRWSRTLCDAGTDSSLMENGRRGKRKSHQMDASKICKQNNVMKGEDASNSHKRVLLAEKFVFPGVAAGNGTTLFEEKKDEMDQPNADNLESPVVEMTEQLRNLQELVDQHGDSADKSKRKALDSDSDEQIPTLAMKTPSRKSFPGFAPRSDQGQPHGNVHEHITSKTEGISNVKSSDSGGRSFPGFAPRSNLGQPHGDVHEHITSKTEGISNVKSSDSGRKSFPGFALRSNLGQPPGDVHEHITSKTEGISNVKRFGPGRKSFPEFAPRSNLGQPHGDVHEHITSKTEGICKVKSFDGLKREYKSNALDESSDDAGKLGSSPFSESRPIKEEDTQLRFSRPSSMESDAEGSEDSSNIQGGIQTQLSPEIGNTKEQEAPRPNKRLFNKDDANLSGVNLAAASSKGIDCRKLERYLAQNEEDALTSAMTLFAISLEKVRSKMKSVTNQRSAEILESVAENIHTQLQNAEFQIKADMGKITSLNKSKRKHVEEVLQEKQQHLNAIYERFKEEVNQHLQDCKSTLESLEAHEVEVKATVEKRKASSRKLLLEAEEAIETQLDYAERRINSIHHVAREKMCQLKLVVAECLKEGVLG